The following proteins come from a genomic window of Gloeomargarita sp. SRBZ-1_bins_9:
- a CDS encoding nitrate ABC transporter ATP-binding protein (This model describes the ATP binding subunits of ATP-binding cassette (ABC) transporters for nitrate transport, or for bicarbonate transport, in bacteria and archaea.): protein MAVLVAVEQVEKRYPLGGGQSYLALQGIDLEIQQGEFVSFIGHSGCGKSTLLNLIAGLDQPTQGQVWVGGQPVRQPGPDRMVVFQNYSLLPWLTVWENVALAVQEVLGHLSPAQQRQRVQQYLELVGLLAAKDKYPAQLSGGMRQRVAIARALVIQPQVLLLDEPFGALDALTRGHLQEQLLRICEEQRVTTIMVTHDVDEAVLLSDRIVMLTNGPGAQIGQILAVDIPRPRRRMEVVKHPSYYSLRSEVIYFLNQQKRIKQMRARSAKAVARHGLEKVNLALGFVPLTACAPLAVAYEKGLFAKHGLEEVHLVRESSWRGIVDGLVGGYLDAAQTPAGLPVWLTLGGYQERLIPVVSSLTMTRNGNGITLARRFYERGIHTAAQLRAYLQEQTTPPIFGMVHPASMHNLLLRYWLAAAGIDPDRDVRLRTIPPAQMVADLRAGTIDGYCVGEPWNLRAALEGIGFTVATDQELWLDHPGKVLGVREDWAMRYPNTHIALVKALLEACYYCSQPQHHEEIRHLLARPLYLGTDVRYIQLGEPGKLTCELNQPEYAHHRFYGEGLNRPSRTEHLWIMTQLARWGEVPFPRNWLEILERVCRVDVFTIAAREVGLLGTAQTSRSPIRLFDGSAFTSQQDPIDYLNRLAIKRDFAVAEIGLERPQAVSPGSVI, encoded by the coding sequence ATGGCGGTTTTGGTGGCGGTCGAGCAGGTGGAAAAACGGTATCCCTTGGGGGGTGGTCAGTCCTACCTGGCGTTGCAGGGGATTGATTTGGAGATCCAGCAGGGGGAGTTTGTGTCCTTCATCGGCCACTCGGGGTGCGGTAAGTCCACGTTGCTGAATCTGATCGCGGGGCTGGACCAGCCGACCCAGGGGCAGGTGTGGGTAGGGGGTCAGCCGGTGCGCCAACCGGGGCCAGACCGGATGGTGGTGTTTCAGAACTATTCCCTGCTGCCCTGGCTGACGGTGTGGGAGAATGTGGCCCTGGCGGTACAGGAGGTGTTGGGGCATCTGTCGCCGGCGCAACAACGGCAACGGGTGCAACAGTACCTGGAGCTGGTGGGGCTGCTGGCGGCCAAGGACAAGTATCCGGCGCAATTGTCGGGGGGGATGCGGCAACGGGTGGCGATCGCCCGGGCGCTGGTGATCCAACCCCAGGTGCTGTTGTTGGATGAGCCTTTCGGGGCGTTGGATGCCCTGACGCGGGGGCATTTGCAGGAACAGTTGCTGCGTATCTGCGAGGAGCAGCGGGTGACCACCATCATGGTGACCCACGATGTGGATGAGGCGGTGTTACTCTCGGACCGGATCGTCATGCTCACCAACGGCCCTGGCGCCCAGATTGGCCAGATTCTGGCGGTGGACATTCCCCGACCCCGGCGGCGGATGGAGGTGGTGAAACACCCCAGCTACTACAGCCTGCGCAGCGAGGTGATTTATTTTCTCAACCAGCAAAAACGCATCAAACAAATGCGCGCCCGTTCGGCCAAGGCGGTGGCCCGGCACGGGCTGGAAAAGGTGAATTTGGCCCTCGGGTTTGTGCCCCTAACGGCCTGTGCACCCCTGGCGGTGGCCTACGAAAAGGGTCTATTTGCCAAGCACGGTCTGGAGGAGGTGCACCTGGTGCGGGAAAGCAGTTGGCGGGGGATCGTGGACGGGCTGGTGGGGGGCTATTTGGACGCGGCCCAGACGCCGGCGGGACTACCGGTGTGGTTGACCTTGGGGGGCTATCAGGAACGGCTCATCCCGGTGGTTAGCAGCTTAACCATGACCCGCAACGGCAACGGGATTACCTTGGCCCGGCGGTTCTACGAGCGGGGAATTCATACAGCGGCTCAGTTGCGGGCGTACCTCCAGGAGCAAACCACTCCCCCCATCTTTGGCATGGTGCATCCGGCGTCTATGCACAACCTGCTGTTGCGCTACTGGCTGGCGGCGGCGGGGATTGACCCGGACCGGGATGTGCGGTTGCGGACGATTCCCCCGGCCCAGATGGTGGCGGATTTGCGGGCGGGTACCATTGACGGCTACTGCGTGGGGGAACCTTGGAATCTGCGGGCGGCCCTGGAGGGCATCGGCTTTACGGTGGCCACGGACCAGGAATTGTGGCTGGACCACCCGGGGAAGGTGCTGGGGGTGCGGGAGGACTGGGCCATGCGCTATCCCAATACCCACATTGCCCTGGTGAAGGCCCTGCTGGAGGCCTGCTACTACTGTAGCCAACCGCAGCACCACGAGGAAATTCGCCATCTATTGGCCCGCCCGCTCTACCTGGGAACCGATGTGCGCTACATCCAGTTGGGGGAACCGGGCAAGCTCACCTGTGAATTAAACCAACCGGAGTACGCCCACCACCGGTTTTATGGGGAGGGGTTGAACCGGCCCAGCCGTACGGAACACCTGTGGATCATGACCCAGTTGGCCCGCTGGGGCGAGGTGCCCTTTCCCCGCAACTGGCTGGAAATCCTGGAGCGGGTGTGTCGGGTGGATGTGTTTACCATTGCCGCTCGGGAGGTAGGCTTACTGGGCACCGCCCAAACCAGCCGCAGCCCGATTCGCCTGTTCGATGGCAGCGCGTTCACCAGCCAGCAGGACCCCATTGACTACCTGAATCGCTTAGCCATCAAGCGGGATTTTGCCGTAGCCGAAATTGGACTGGAACGGCCCCAGGCGGTATCCCCCGGCTCAGTTATCTAA
- a CDS encoding nitrate ABC transporter ATP-binding protein (This model describes the ATP binding subunits of ATP-binding cassette (ABC) transporters for nitrate transport, or for bicarbonate transport, in bacteria and archaea.) gives MATTTAMTGETMTAQAPLLHFHQVSKQYGHLLVLNGIDLEICRGEFICIIGHSGCGKSTLLNLAAGFTQPTSGEVCLQGQPITKPGPDRMVVFQNYSLLPWLTVFDNVLLAVEAVYPHKRLPQKRAMVREYLQLVGLGEAMDKYPPQISGGMKQRVAIARALAVQPAVLLLDEPFGALDAITKEELQEELLAIWSRSGCTVLMITHDIDEALFLADRLVMMTNGPGATIGEILAIPFDRPRSRERMLEDPHYYELRNRALAFLYERLTPPEP, from the coding sequence ATGGCAACCACGACGGCGATGACCGGTGAGACAATGACGGCCCAGGCCCCGCTGTTACACTTTCACCAGGTCAGCAAACAATACGGCCACCTCCTGGTGCTCAACGGCATTGACCTAGAGATTTGCCGGGGGGAATTTATCTGCATCATCGGCCATTCCGGCTGTGGCAAGTCCACCCTACTGAATTTGGCCGCCGGTTTTACCCAGCCCACCAGCGGGGAGGTGTGTCTCCAGGGGCAACCGATTACCAAGCCGGGGCCGGACCGGATGGTGGTGTTTCAGAACTATTCCCTGCTGCCCTGGCTGACGGTGTTTGACAACGTGTTGTTGGCGGTGGAGGCTGTCTATCCCCACAAGCGTCTGCCGCAGAAGCGGGCCATGGTGCGGGAGTATCTCCAGCTAGTGGGGTTGGGGGAGGCCATGGACAAGTACCCGCCCCAGATTTCCGGCGGCATGAAGCAGCGGGTGGCCATTGCTCGGGCGCTGGCGGTGCAACCGGCGGTCTTGCTCCTGGATGAACCCTTTGGGGCGCTGGATGCCATTACCAAAGAAGAGTTACAGGAGGAACTGCTGGCCATCTGGAGCCGCAGCGGCTGCACTGTGTTGATGATCACCCACGACATTGACGAGGCCCTGTTTTTGGCCGACCGCCTGGTGATGATGACCAACGGTCCAGGGGCGACCATCGGGGAGATTTTGGCCATCCCCTTTGACCGGCCCCGCAGTCGCGAGCGCATGCTGGAGGACCCCCACTACTACGAACTGCGCAACCGGGCCTTGGCCTTTTTGTACGAGCGGTTGACGCCCCCGGAACCCTAG
- a CDS encoding phycobilisome linker polypeptide, whose translation MLSSLATSTSYNNRVFVLEVVGLRQNATTANLNYPIRRSGALYVQVPYNRLNQEMQRLQRLGGRIVAVRPVNGSLPAPLANKENKSEQTSHSPAQRTTTKETVSRSKPMTHVKEKADIPVNIYRPNAPFIGRCLSNEPLVRPGGIGIVQHIKLDLRGGHLRYLEGQSIGIIPPGTDANGKPHKLRLYSIASTRHGDDLDDQTVSLCVRQLEYEHPETKEKVYGVCSTYLCHLQPGEEVKITGPVGKEMLLPDDPDANIIMMATGTGIAPFRAYLWRMFKPEERQLNPDYQFTGFAWLIFGIPTTANILYKEELEALQAQYPDQFRLTYAISREQKNPEGGRMYIQHRVAEHAEELWELLQQPKTHVYLCGLRGMEDGIDAAFAATAAKHGVNWGEYQKELKKQGRWHVETY comes from the coding sequence TCCTATAACAACCGGGTGTTTGTGCTGGAGGTGGTGGGCCTGCGCCAGAATGCCACAACTGCCAACCTCAACTACCCCATTCGCCGCAGTGGCGCCCTGTATGTCCAGGTGCCCTACAACCGCCTCAATCAAGAAATGCAACGGCTACAACGGCTAGGGGGACGGATTGTGGCGGTGCGTCCGGTCAATGGTTCCCTCCCCGCCCCCCTAGCCAATAAAGAAAATAAATCGGAACAAACCAGCCACTCCCCGGCCCAACGCACTACAACTAAAGAGACCGTCTCACGCAGCAAACCCATGACTCACGTCAAGGAAAAAGCCGACATTCCGGTCAACATTTATCGCCCCAATGCCCCGTTTATCGGCCGGTGCTTGAGTAACGAACCCCTGGTGCGCCCCGGGGGCATTGGTATCGTCCAGCACATCAAACTGGACCTGCGGGGGGGGCACCTGCGCTACCTGGAGGGGCAAAGCATCGGCATTATTCCCCCGGGAACCGACGCCAACGGCAAACCCCACAAACTGCGCCTGTATTCCATTGCTTCCACCCGGCATGGGGACGACCTGGACGACCAGACCGTTTCCCTGTGCGTGCGCCAGTTGGAATACGAACACCCAGAAACCAAAGAAAAGGTCTATGGGGTCTGCTCCACCTACCTGTGCCACCTACAGCCGGGCGAAGAGGTGAAAATTACCGGGCCGGTGGGCAAGGAAATGCTCCTGCCGGATGACCCGGACGCCAATATCATCATGATGGCTACGGGGACAGGCATTGCGCCGTTTCGAGCCTACCTGTGGCGGATGTTCAAACCCGAAGAGCGCCAACTTAACCCAGACTACCAGTTCACCGGTTTTGCCTGGCTGATCTTCGGCATCCCCACCACCGCCAACATCCTCTACAAAGAGGAACTGGAGGCCCTCCAGGCCCAGTACCCGGACCAGTTCCGGCTCACCTACGCCATCAGCCGCGAGCAGAAAAACCCGGAAGGGGGCCGCATGTACATCCAGCACCGGGTGGCGGAACACGCCGAAGAACTCTGGGAGTTGCTCCAGCAGCCCAAGACCCACGTGTACCTGTGTGGCCTCCGGGGGATGGAGGATGGGATTGACGCCGCTTTTGCCGCCACTGCCGCCAAGCACGGGGTGAACTGGGGCGAGTACCAAAAGGAACTCAAAAAGCAGGGCCGCTGGCACGTGGAGACCTACTAG